One genomic region from Parerythrobacter aestuarii encodes:
- a CDS encoding alanine/glycine:cation symporter family protein, whose protein sequence is MAASETATLGERLVAPVTNVSDLLWGGTWEGEAVIPFPPLALILLGVGFWFMIGLRFYPIVKLWSAITGLFAGRKGSGSGEISPFAALSTALSGQVGTGNLAGVATAIALGGPGAIFWMWITALFGMALAFAEGALAIRYREKTSDGVYRGGPMSYIMMGLGPKWTWLAVVFCLGTLFSALVTGNSIQANAVADGLNELFGIEEWLGGLIVAILVFVVIIGGIKSIGNVAEKVVPFMAAAYIIMAVIALILNFADLGETFALIFHGAFNPQSAVGGFTGAAIIMAIRAGVARGLFSNEAGQGSTPIAHAVAQTNDPEQQGRMAMLGTFIDTVVICTMTALVILTVRGDFMAGTEAVAHAWQSDRVGFEMTSGAFAAAFPATIGSIPIGTLIASIALILFVFTTLLTWSYYGERAITFIYDRFKGSNRAGEKKLHMAWRVLWCIVIFVGAAQPSELVWRLGDISNAAMLLPNILALGLLSGVVFALAKGQKDAGPTHTADTPEEPNEY, encoded by the coding sequence ATGGCGGCGAGCGAGACAGCCACGCTGGGCGAACGACTGGTGGCGCCGGTCACGAACGTATCGGACCTGCTATGGGGCGGGACCTGGGAAGGGGAAGCGGTGATCCCGTTTCCGCCGTTAGCCTTGATCCTGCTGGGTGTCGGTTTCTGGTTCATGATCGGCCTGCGCTTCTATCCCATCGTAAAGCTGTGGTCGGCCATCACCGGCCTGTTCGCCGGCCGCAAGGGTTCGGGTAGCGGCGAAATTTCGCCGTTTGCCGCACTTTCTACTGCACTTTCCGGCCAGGTCGGCACCGGCAACCTCGCTGGCGTCGCGACGGCCATCGCGCTGGGCGGACCGGGGGCGATCTTCTGGATGTGGATCACCGCCCTGTTCGGCATGGCGCTGGCCTTTGCCGAAGGCGCGCTCGCTATCCGCTATCGCGAGAAGACCAGCGACGGTGTCTATCGCGGCGGCCCGATGAGCTACATCATGATGGGCCTGGGGCCGAAATGGACCTGGCTCGCAGTGGTGTTCTGCCTTGGCACGCTGTTCTCGGCGCTTGTCACCGGGAACTCGATCCAGGCCAATGCCGTGGCTGATGGCCTCAACGAATTGTTCGGGATCGAGGAATGGCTGGGGGGACTGATCGTCGCCATCCTCGTGTTCGTGGTCATTATCGGGGGGATCAAGTCGATCGGCAATGTGGCTGAGAAGGTCGTACCCTTCATGGCCGCTGCCTACATCATCATGGCCGTTATCGCGCTGATCCTGAATTTTGCGGATCTCGGTGAAACCTTTGCCCTGATCTTCCATGGAGCCTTCAATCCGCAAAGCGCGGTGGGCGGCTTCACCGGTGCTGCGATCATCATGGCGATCCGTGCCGGTGTCGCGCGGGGGCTGTTCTCCAACGAGGCAGGGCAGGGCTCGACGCCGATCGCCCATGCCGTGGCGCAGACCAACGATCCAGAGCAACAAGGCCGCATGGCCATGCTGGGCACCTTCATCGATACCGTTGTGATCTGCACCATGACCGCTCTTGTGATCCTGACGGTGCGCGGAGATTTCATGGCCGGTACGGAAGCGGTCGCTCACGCCTGGCAGTCGGACCGGGTCGGTTTCGAAATGACCAGCGGTGCCTTCGCAGCGGCGTTCCCCGCCACGATCGGCAGCATTCCCATCGGAACGCTGATCGCATCGATCGCGCTGATCCTGTTCGTCTTCACGACACTGCTGACGTGGAGCTATTACGGCGAGCGGGCAATCACGTTCATCTACGATCGGTTCAAGGGTTCAAACCGCGCCGGCGAGAAGAAACTGCACATGGCGTGGCGCGTGCTCTGGTGCATCGTGATCTTCGTCGGCGCTGCCCAACCGAGCGAGCTAGTGTGGCGTCTTGGCGATATCTCCAATGCAGCCATGCTCTTGCCGAACATCCTCGCTCTGGGCCTGCTCAGCGGCGTCGTGTTTGCCCTGGCGAAGGGCCAGAAAGATGCTGGCCCCACGCATACGGCAGACACGCCGGAAGAACCCAACGAGTACTAG
- the secE gene encoding preprotein translocase subunit SecE, protein MAEETQKKTSPRTSPGEFVRQVRSETSKVVWPTREETIRTAIFVGILVLILSLFFLGIDSAFGAIVRWLLTLA, encoded by the coding sequence ATGGCCGAAGAAACCCAGAAGAAGACATCGCCACGCACGTCTCCGGGCGAATTCGTGCGCCAGGTGCGCAGCGAGACCTCCAAGGTCGTGTGGCCGACGCGCGAGGAAACCATTCGTACCGCGATTTTCGTCGGCATCCTGGTGCTGATCCTGTCGCTGTTCTTCCTAGGCATCGATTCCGCTTTCGGCGCAATCGTCCGCTGGCTGCTGACGCTGGCCTAA
- the nusG gene encoding transcription termination/antitermination protein NusG: protein MARWYIIHAYSGFENKVRDAIIAEAERLGLSDGVEEVEVPTETVTEIKRGKKVQTERKFMPGYVLAKLNMTDDVYHLVKNTPKVTGFLGTNNKPQPISEKEAARYFGGVEEAKAAPKKDIHVDYEIGDQVKVLDGPFASFNGVVEELDFDKAKVKVSVSIFGRATPVELDFEQVELVK from the coding sequence ATGGCACGCTGGTACATCATCCACGCATATTCGGGCTTCGAGAACAAGGTCCGCGACGCAATCATTGCCGAGGCGGAACGCCTGGGCTTGTCCGACGGGGTTGAAGAGGTCGAAGTGCCGACTGAGACCGTGACGGAGATCAAGCGCGGCAAGAAGGTGCAGACCGAGCGCAAGTTCATGCCGGGCTATGTCCTTGCCAAGCTGAACATGACCGACGACGTCTACCACCTGGTCAAGAACACGCCGAAGGTGACCGGTTTCCTCGGCACCAACAACAAGCCGCAACCAATCTCGGAAAAAGAGGCTGCGCGCTATTTCGGCGGCGTGGAAGAGGCCAAGGCGGCCCCCAAGAAAGACATTCACGTCGACTACGAGATCGGCGATCAGGTCAAGGTGCTCGATGGCCCCTTCGCCAGCTTCAACGGCGTGGTGGAAGAGCTCGATTTCGACAAGGCCAAGGTCAAGGTTTCGGTGTCCATTTTCGGTCGTGCTACGCCGGTCGAGCTGGACTTCGAGCAGGTCGAACTGGTCAAGTAA
- a CDS encoding methyl-accepting chemotaxis protein gives MSALQDVAQQLRAEVGNEEVGVPPATGFRLTQWFRDLPLARKLGAVFGAFLGLIAIMALLLGFGLNELYGRYTVYTGVQQGVAASADLRSTTGEFRYNAVRFIFAREEVALERQRTAYDKAGARVAEIENVVEEYIPTAQPGLTDLKAALEAYEAKFDQLVANIAREGASQRSSDLAFELSALGDALYGEAEGFETSLIDQAGAIGSDSLAYLTRLAVLLMVAGLFATLILVVGVRSLSKDFATKVSEISDGMTKLAQGDRHFEIDGIERKDEIGDMLRSIALFKRGTIKLEQWSKERAERANAELEEKKRAEAEKSRMLGTLAADFEATVGDVVSGVAAASSQLKVTAGTMAGAAEDTTRQTTEVVRSMTEANSGANAAAAASDEFAVSIGEISRQAASSAELAREASSTAERADATISTLSVSANEIGQIVDLIQSIAQRTNLLALNASIEAARGGEAGRGFAVVASEVKELANQTSQATEKVSDKIRAIQESTGASVEALQLISHQVGELETTAISIASAVDQQSVAGQDLARSIDLAARATNSVSTHIEDVRELSLSTGAAASQVLSSSTELEHQAEELREQVNSFLAKVRAS, from the coding sequence ATGAGCGCACTACAGGATGTTGCCCAGCAATTGCGGGCGGAGGTCGGAAACGAGGAGGTTGGTGTTCCGCCTGCCACAGGCTTCCGTCTGACGCAGTGGTTTCGCGACCTCCCGCTGGCGCGCAAGCTGGGGGCTGTCTTTGGCGCGTTTCTCGGCCTGATCGCCATCATGGCGCTCCTGCTCGGCTTTGGCCTTAATGAACTCTATGGTCGCTACACCGTCTATACCGGGGTGCAGCAGGGCGTTGCAGCTTCTGCCGACCTGCGCAGCACGACGGGCGAATTCCGCTACAATGCCGTCCGATTCATCTTTGCCCGCGAAGAAGTCGCACTAGAGCGTCAGCGGACCGCCTACGACAAGGCCGGAGCCCGTGTCGCGGAAATCGAGAATGTTGTCGAAGAATACATACCGACAGCCCAGCCGGGACTGACTGACCTCAAGGCTGCGCTTGAGGCCTATGAAGCCAAGTTCGACCAACTCGTTGCGAATATTGCCCGCGAAGGTGCCAGCCAGCGCTCAAGCGACCTCGCGTTTGAGCTATCGGCACTCGGTGACGCGCTATACGGTGAAGCGGAAGGTTTCGAGACCAGCCTGATCGATCAAGCCGGCGCAATTGGCAGCGACAGTCTCGCTTACCTGACGCGGCTGGCGGTCCTGCTCATGGTTGCCGGCCTTTTTGCGACTCTCATCCTCGTCGTCGGCGTGCGCTCGCTGTCGAAGGATTTCGCAACCAAGGTCTCGGAAATCTCGGATGGGATGACCAAGCTCGCGCAGGGTGACCGCCATTTCGAAATCGATGGCATCGAGCGCAAGGACGAAATCGGCGACATGTTGCGCTCTATCGCATTGTTCAAGCGCGGCACCATCAAGCTGGAGCAATGGTCCAAGGAGCGCGCTGAACGCGCCAATGCCGAGCTTGAAGAAAAGAAACGCGCTGAAGCCGAGAAATCGCGCATGCTGGGCACGCTTGCGGCTGACTTTGAAGCTACCGTGGGCGACGTCGTCAGCGGCGTGGCGGCGGCTTCGAGCCAGCTCAAGGTCACGGCTGGGACCATGGCCGGGGCAGCAGAGGACACAACGCGGCAGACCACCGAAGTCGTGCGTTCGATGACGGAAGCCAATTCCGGTGCCAATGCTGCCGCTGCTGCGAGCGACGAATTCGCTGTCTCCATTGGCGAGATCAGTCGCCAGGCGGCGTCATCGGCCGAGCTGGCCCGTGAAGCGAGTTCGACAGCAGAACGAGCCGATGCGACCATTTCGACGCTGTCTGTATCGGCCAATGAAATCGGCCAGATCGTCGACCTGATCCAGTCGATCGCCCAGCGCACCAACTTGCTGGCGCTCAACGCTTCCATCGAAGCAGCACGCGGCGGCGAGGCCGGGCGCGGGTTCGCTGTCGTGGCATCGGAAGTCAAAGAGCTTGCCAACCAGACCAGCCAGGCGACGGAGAAAGTCTCCGACAAGATCCGCGCGATCCAGGAATCGACGGGAGCCAGCGTCGAGGCGCTCCAGCTCATTTCGCACCAGGTTGGCGAGCTGGAAACCACCGCGATTTCTATAGCTTCGGCTGTCGACCAGCAGTCGGTCGCCGGCCAGGACCTTGCCCGCAGTATCGACCTGGCGGCGCGGGCGACCAATTCGGTTTCCACGCATATCGAGGATGTGCGCGAGCTCTCGCTCTCCACCGGTGCCGCCGCGAGCCAGGTGTTGTCCTCCTCGACCGAGCTTGAACACCAGGCCGAGGAATTGCGCGAGCAAGTCAACAGTTTCCTGGCGAAGGTGAGGGCGAGTTAG
- a CDS encoding CPBP family intramembrane glutamic endopeptidase has product MSTETDIRPLGWGRFVLQFVSVVIVYLAASVPAVLVFGESNTGYLLSVFMSMVAALLVAWAWLQRDGALAEAWNLKVPREWPRASGVALGGTAAIFAIFVAGGAAVEALGFEPVDVELVMQFVTESPLSLALWIVLVAWLAAGLGEELLWRGFLLDRLMRLPGISGRLWIAIVIQAGLFGLPHIYQGWGGVLVTGTIGLLLGWLRVVARWNLWPLVFAHAAVDTIMMGLGYASVQGWIEAS; this is encoded by the coding sequence GTGAGCACTGAAACCGACATTCGCCCTCTGGGATGGGGCAGGTTTGTCTTGCAGTTCGTGTCGGTCGTCATCGTCTATCTTGCCGCATCGGTCCCTGCGGTCCTGGTATTCGGCGAGAGCAACACCGGCTATCTCCTCTCCGTCTTCATGAGCATGGTCGCAGCCTTGCTGGTGGCATGGGCATGGCTACAGCGCGACGGAGCGCTGGCGGAGGCCTGGAACCTCAAGGTGCCTCGCGAATGGCCACGTGCCAGCGGCGTCGCGCTGGGCGGAACTGCTGCGATCTTCGCCATCTTCGTCGCCGGCGGGGCAGCCGTGGAAGCCTTGGGGTTCGAGCCCGTCGATGTCGAGCTGGTGATGCAGTTCGTGACCGAAAGCCCGCTTAGCCTGGCGCTCTGGATCGTGCTGGTAGCATGGCTGGCAGCGGGTCTTGGCGAAGAGCTGCTGTGGCGCGGTTTTTTGCTGGACAGGCTGATGCGGCTCCCGGGTATTTCCGGTCGGCTCTGGATCGCCATCGTGATCCAGGCGGGATTGTTCGGCCTGCCACACATCTACCAGGGCTGGGGCGGCGTCCTTGTCACCGGGACCATCGGCCTTTTGCTAGGCTGGCTCCGCGTCGTGGCGCGCTGGAACCTGTGGCCCCTGGTGTTCGCCCATGCCGCCGTCGACACCATCATGATGGGTTTGGGCTATGCCAGCGTGCAAGGCTGGATAGAAGCGAGCTAA
- a CDS encoding ribosomal eL19 family protein: MKTAAVRIGGLVIGLFIIILGFSLLMDGTGMDGSARTRALIYALTALGIGVTAASLLPDTLTISGEKIKPLGANFQATGGAAFFVATLIFLFYTEDGSAPAQAGTPTEVAGEETGGSTDEVAKVEPAPPTVADSSQPPAQATPAPQETIQPQQLAALQPGFIANPYGPAPANPTGITRVRTYCSDCCPNGPMPCGQVGGAQSYNVDEAELGAYAMCIDNGGMEATCLINLEHF; encoded by the coding sequence ATGAAGACGGCAGCGGTGCGGATAGGGGGGCTGGTAATCGGCCTGTTCATTATCATCCTCGGCTTCTCCTTGCTGATGGATGGAACGGGCATGGATGGGAGCGCACGCACGCGAGCCCTGATCTACGCGCTTACTGCTCTGGGGATCGGCGTAACCGCAGCCAGCCTGCTGCCCGATACGCTCACCATAAGTGGCGAGAAAATCAAACCGCTCGGAGCCAATTTCCAGGCCACCGGTGGCGCGGCCTTCTTTGTCGCAACACTGATTTTCCTCTTTTACACCGAAGATGGGTCCGCCCCGGCGCAGGCGGGAACCCCGACCGAAGTCGCTGGAGAAGAGACTGGTGGCAGCACGGATGAAGTCGCAAAGGTCGAACCCGCCCCACCCACCGTTGCGGATTCCTCCCAGCCGCCGGCGCAAGCCACCCCTGCGCCGCAGGAAACCATCCAGCCGCAGCAGCTGGCAGCCTTGCAGCCCGGCTTTATCGCCAATCCCTACGGGCCGGCACCGGCGAACCCGACCGGGATCACACGGGTGCGGACCTATTGCAGCGATTGCTGTCCCAACGGCCCGATGCCGTGCGGGCAGGTTGGCGGGGCGCAATCCTACAATGTCGATGAAGCTGAACTCGGTGCCTATGCAATGTGTATCGACAATGGCGGGATGGAAGCCACCTGCCTGATCAATCTCGAACATTTCTGA
- a CDS encoding PspA/IM30 family protein, with the protein MSVIVQIRNLVSSNVTAAVDSASDPAKMLRQLQREIEEALIGLEGEISRGSRQHARHLAKAEQFDASVDDWNGKARTAMDHDREDLARGALLAREDAKVQAQSERKHADALEASLEELKSNREALEAKLAEVRERHAEVNIASAAAAASSASSDSKADRMMDRIDQMERRIGFAVPEGDTKSSAAIEAELATLSRNKAVDADLEALKSSAKKPSARKRKSKS; encoded by the coding sequence ATGAGTGTTATCGTCCAGATCCGCAATCTGGTTTCCAGCAATGTTACTGCCGCCGTCGATTCTGCTTCCGACCCGGCCAAGATGCTGCGGCAATTGCAGCGCGAGATCGAAGAAGCGCTGATCGGCCTCGAAGGCGAGATTTCGCGCGGCTCGCGCCAGCACGCCCGACACCTCGCCAAGGCGGAACAGTTCGACGCCAGCGTGGATGACTGGAACGGCAAGGCCAGGACTGCCATGGATCACGACCGGGAAGACCTCGCCCGCGGTGCCTTGCTCGCGCGGGAGGATGCCAAGGTACAGGCCCAAAGCGAACGCAAGCACGCCGATGCGCTGGAGGCGTCGCTCGAAGAACTGAAGAGCAATCGCGAGGCGCTCGAAGCCAAGCTGGCCGAAGTCCGCGAACGTCATGCAGAGGTGAATATCGCGAGCGCGGCGGCTGCGGCGTCCTCCGCCTCGAGCGACAGCAAGGCCGATCGCATGATGGACCGGATCGACCAAATGGAGCGTCGGATCGGTTTCGCAGTTCCCGAAGGCGATACCAAGAGCTCGGCGGCCATCGAGGCCGAACTCGCAACCCTCTCGCGCAACAAGGCAGTCGATGCCGACCTGGAGGCACTCAAGTCGTCAGCGAAGAAACCTTCTGCCCGCAAACGCAAGTCCAAGAGCTAG
- the rplK gene encoding 50S ribosomal protein L11 — translation MAKKIDGYIKLMVPAGTANPSPPLGPALGQRGVNIMEFCKAFNAATDSMEKTAPIPTVITVYADRSFSFITKQPTATYLIKKAAKLKSGSSEPGKKSAGTIKQSQVKEIAETKMPDLNANDIDQAMKIIEGSCRAMGLDVVEG, via the coding sequence ATGGCCAAGAAGATCGACGGCTATATCAAGCTGATGGTGCCTGCCGGCACCGCCAATCCCTCGCCTCCGCTGGGCCCGGCACTGGGCCAGCGCGGCGTGAACATCATGGAATTCTGCAAGGCCTTCAATGCTGCGACTGACAGCATGGAAAAGACCGCGCCGATCCCTACGGTCATCACCGTCTATGCCGACCGTTCGTTCAGCTTTATCACGAAGCAGCCGACGGCAACCTACCTGATCAAGAAAGCTGCCAAGCTGAAGTCGGGCTCTTCGGAGCCGGGCAAGAAGTCGGCTGGCACGATCAAGCAGAGCCAGGTCAAGGAAATCGCCGAGACCAAGATGCCCGACTTGAACGCGAACGATATCGACCAGGCCATGAAGATCATCGAAGGCTCGTGCCGTGCGATGGGCCTCGACGTGGTGGAGGGCTAA
- the rplA gene encoding 50S ribosomal protein L1: MATLTKKQKAVAEKVDNEKFYSVDEALAVLREFGSKKFDETIEVAMNLGVDPRHADQMVRGMVSLPSGTGKDMKVAVFAKGDNADKALAAGADKVGAEDLMEDMQNGNLDYDRVIATPDMMGVVGRLGKVLGPKGLMPNPKLGTVTPNVEQAVKDAKGGQVEFRVEKMGIIHSGIGKMSFKDEDLKKNFKAFTDAIVKAKPTGAKGKYVKKVSLTSSMGPGLKVDLGEVEGA; the protein is encoded by the coding sequence ATGGCAACGCTTACCAAGAAGCAGAAGGCTGTCGCCGAGAAGGTCGACAACGAGAAGTTCTACAGTGTTGACGAAGCCCTGGCCGTGCTGCGCGAGTTCGGCTCGAAGAAGTTCGACGAGACTATCGAAGTCGCGATGAACCTGGGCGTCGACCCGCGTCACGCCGACCAGATGGTTCGCGGCATGGTTTCGCTGCCCAGCGGCACCGGCAAGGACATGAAAGTCGCAGTATTCGCCAAGGGCGACAACGCAGACAAGGCTCTCGCCGCTGGTGCCGACAAGGTCGGCGCGGAAGACCTGATGGAAGACATGCAGAACGGCAATCTCGATTATGACCGCGTGATCGCCACGCCGGACATGATGGGTGTCGTCGGTCGTCTCGGCAAGGTGCTGGGTCCTAAGGGCCTGATGCCGAACCCGAAGCTCGGCACTGTCACACCGAACGTGGAGCAGGCCGTCAAGGACGCCAAGGGCGGCCAGGTCGAATTCCGCGTCGAGAAGATGGGCATCATCCACTCGGGCATCGGCAAGATGAGCTTCAAGGACGAAGACCTGAAGAAGAACTTCAAGGCCTTCACCGACGCCATCGTCAAGGCCAAGCCGACGGGCGCCAAGGGCAAGTACGTCAAGAAGGTCTCGCTGACTTCCTCGATGGGTCCGGGCCTGAAGGTCGACCTCGGCGAAGTCGAGGGCGCCTAA
- a CDS encoding GNAT family N-acetyltransferase, translated as MTAQTTSIHFTLGSRRLLSVPRHLTPLAFSLEQALAGCIPQAEPMDEHDGYRVLSAPTSLVDAVANTYPGYIMGGRQDYRRFYIDMSCSYEDYLARFSGKTRSTLRRKQRKLAKEAGNSYAITEHRTPAEVEAFLAHALPLSAQTYQARLLDAGLPDDKGSRQAMLERAEAGQIRCFLLHAAGKAIAYLALPVAGPTLVYAHLGYHPDWARLSPGTVLHMEALDRLFAEQCYRYFDFTEGEGAHKAMFGTDSVDCASFLLLKGDVANRLLLGSLAAFDTSVAAARTIAAKSGALAQARKLLRA; from the coding sequence ATGACAGCGCAAACAACCTCTATCCACTTCACCCTCGGTTCGCGTCGCCTGCTGTCGGTGCCACGTCACCTGACTCCGCTGGCGTTCTCGCTCGAACAGGCCTTGGCTGGTTGCATTCCGCAAGCTGAGCCGATGGATGAGCATGACGGCTATCGCGTGCTTTCCGCACCGACAAGTCTCGTCGATGCCGTTGCCAATACCTACCCCGGCTACATCATGGGGGGGAGGCAGGACTATCGCCGGTTCTACATCGACATGTCCTGCAGCTACGAAGACTATCTCGCACGCTTTTCGGGCAAGACCCGTTCGACCCTGCGCCGAAAACAGCGCAAGCTGGCGAAGGAAGCGGGCAACAGTTACGCCATTACTGAACATCGCACTCCGGCAGAAGTCGAGGCCTTCCTCGCCCACGCCTTGCCTCTGTCCGCGCAGACTTACCAGGCACGGCTGCTCGATGCGGGGCTTCCTGACGACAAAGGTAGCCGACAGGCAATGCTGGAAAGGGCCGAGGCAGGGCAGATACGCTGTTTCCTCCTCCATGCGGCCGGCAAAGCCATCGCATATCTCGCACTGCCGGTTGCAGGCCCAACACTGGTCTACGCGCACTTGGGCTACCACCCCGACTGGGCGAGACTTTCGCCCGGCACGGTGCTGCACATGGAGGCGCTCGACCGGCTGTTTGCCGAGCAGTGCTATCGCTACTTCGACTTCACCGAAGGCGAAGGCGCGCACAAGGCTATGTTCGGTACCGACAGCGTCGATTGTGCTTCGTTCCTGCTGCTCAAAGGCGATGTCGCCAACCGGCTGCTGCTCGGTTCGCTGGCGGCTTTCGACACATCGGTTGCAGCGGCCCGCACCATTGCTGCGAAAAGTGGGGCGCTGGCGCAAGCGCGCAAGCTGCTGCGCGCCTAA
- a CDS encoding polysaccharide deacetylase family protein: MTTVYLTIDTEYSSGLMTGSGKADREENFARSIACITPEGPAGITHKLDVFARHGINAVFFVDPMPAMVWGVAAIEDIVGPILEAGQDVQLHCHTEWLEIAGQRAVIKNRTGRNIKDFRFDEQCTLLEYARDMLVAAGAPRPVAFRAGNYGANDDTLRALAAIGLRYDTSHCPALVGSGDCEISLGENDRATLLHKGVIEVPVGCIAALGGGLRHAQITALSLAEMRAAIRHARDAEANSFTLVSHSFELINRRSLAINKVVRHRFEGLCRDLAAMRGVRTGNYQATPPLHGRIAEGGFFEPLPASPIRTGMRVAEQLVSNTLYGAL, encoded by the coding sequence ATGACTACCGTCTACCTGACGATCGATACCGAGTATTCTTCGGGCCTTATGACCGGATCTGGCAAAGCCGACCGGGAGGAGAATTTCGCCCGGTCGATCGCCTGTATTACCCCGGAGGGCCCGGCCGGGATTACGCACAAGCTCGATGTCTTTGCTCGCCATGGAATCAACGCAGTGTTCTTCGTCGATCCGATGCCAGCAATGGTATGGGGCGTCGCCGCCATTGAAGATATCGTGGGTCCGATCCTCGAAGCCGGGCAGGACGTGCAGCTGCATTGCCACACCGAATGGCTAGAAATCGCCGGGCAGCGCGCGGTGATCAAGAACCGCACCGGGCGCAACATCAAGGATTTCCGCTTCGACGAACAATGCACGCTGCTTGAATATGCGCGCGACATGTTGGTGGCCGCAGGCGCGCCCAGGCCAGTGGCCTTCCGCGCCGGCAATTATGGGGCCAACGATGACACGCTGCGCGCCCTCGCGGCAATCGGCCTGCGCTATGATACCAGCCATTGTCCCGCGCTTGTCGGCAGCGGCGATTGCGAGATCTCACTTGGTGAAAATGACCGTGCAACACTGCTGCACAAGGGTGTGATCGAAGTTCCGGTCGGCTGCATAGCCGCGCTGGGAGGCGGTTTGCGCCATGCCCAGATTACTGCGCTTTCGCTTGCGGAAATGCGCGCCGCTATCCGCCACGCCCGCGATGCGGAGGCCAACAGCTTCACGCTCGTCTCCCATAGTTTCGAGCTCATCAACCGTCGCAGCCTGGCGATAAACAAGGTCGTGCGGCACCGTTTCGAGGGGCTATGTCGCGACCTGGCTGCGATGCGCGGAGTGCGGACCGGAAACTACCAAGCTACACCCCCGCTGCACGGCCGAATTGCCGAAGGTGGGTTTTTTGAACCGCTGCCCGCCAGCCCGATCCGTACGGGAATGCGGGTAGCCGAACAGCTAGTCTCCAACACGCTTTACGGGGCGTTGTGA